One Streptomyces sp. RPA4-2 genomic window carries:
- a CDS encoding Pr6Pr family membrane protein, producing the protein MIAPIPKDIPDLPPIPGIAALAPYNVPSAAVVSPVHRPLAAVFRLLVAMAAAAGIAIDLYLGSPAHVLSYFATQSNLLVAVVLAASARRAWMARRPLPAALTGGTLLYILITGLVYHLHLANRPGGFSMTGETASLNGWQALANLILYTVTPVAVVIDWLLLTRPAPLAMRYAATWLVYPLVYLAFSLTRGAMLPPGTTERYLYPFVDVDRHGYVGILGNTAILGVAFYALALLVVALDHLRPDPLRHGGRRPENRISSPATGGLK; encoded by the coding sequence ATGATCGCCCCGATCCCCAAGGACATACCCGACCTCCCCCCGATCCCGGGTATCGCAGCACTGGCCCCGTACAACGTCCCGTCGGCGGCGGTGGTGTCCCCCGTGCACCGCCCGCTCGCGGCGGTCTTCCGCCTCCTGGTCGCCATGGCGGCAGCGGCGGGCATCGCCATCGACCTGTACCTGGGCAGCCCGGCACACGTGCTGAGCTACTTCGCCACCCAGAGCAACCTGCTGGTGGCGGTGGTCCTCGCCGCCTCGGCCCGGCGGGCATGGATGGCCCGCCGCCCACTGCCCGCGGCCCTCACGGGCGGCACGCTTCTGTACATCCTGATCACGGGCCTGGTCTACCACCTTCACCTGGCGAACCGTCCCGGCGGCTTCTCGATGACGGGCGAGACCGCCTCGCTCAACGGCTGGCAGGCCCTCGCGAACCTGATCCTGTACACGGTGACACCGGTCGCCGTGGTGATCGACTGGCTTCTGCTGACCCGCCCGGCCCCCCTGGCGATGCGATACGCGGCCACCTGGCTCGTCTACCCCCTCGTCTACCTGGCCTTCTCCCTCACCCGCGGCGCGATGCTGCCGCCGGGCACCACGGAGCGCTACCTCTACCCCTTCGTGGACGTCGACCGGCACGGATACGTCGGCATCCTCGGAAACACCGCGATCCTCGGCGTCGCCTTCTACGCCCTCGCCCTCCTCGTCGTCGCCCTGGACCACCTCCGCCCCGACCCACTGCGCCACGGCGGCCGACGCCCCGAAAACCGGATTTCGTCTCCGGCCACCGGTGGGCTAAAGTAA
- a CDS encoding metallophosphoesterase yields MRARYGVPLGITAVGAAGLLYAAGFEARSFRLRRVTVPVLPPGMRPLRLLQVSDIHMVSGQRKKQRWLRSLAGLRPDFVINTGDNLSDPEGVPEVLDALGPLMEFPGAYVFGSNDYYGPKLRNPARYLFEKTQGRHGLNGNKPAVHAIHNPWEDLRDGFDTAGWLNLTNTRGTLKIEGSEIELTGLDDPHIKRDRYARVAGGPSESADFSLGVVHAPYLRTLDAFTADGYPLVLAGHTHGGQLCLPFYGAFVTNCDLDTDRVKGLSTHTAEGRTSYMHVSAGCGTNRYTPVRFACPPEASLLTLVSR; encoded by the coding sequence ATGCGCGCACGATACGGAGTACCCCTGGGAATCACGGCGGTGGGCGCCGCCGGACTGTTGTACGCGGCAGGATTCGAGGCCCGCTCGTTCCGCCTCCGGCGGGTCACGGTCCCGGTCCTGCCACCCGGCATGCGACCACTGCGCCTCCTCCAGGTCTCCGACATCCACATGGTGAGCGGGCAGCGCAAGAAGCAGCGCTGGCTGCGCTCCCTGGCCGGTCTGCGCCCCGACTTCGTCATCAACACCGGGGACAACCTCTCCGACCCGGAGGGCGTCCCCGAAGTCCTGGACGCCCTCGGCCCCTTGATGGAATTCCCCGGCGCGTACGTCTTCGGCTCGAACGACTACTACGGCCCCAAACTCCGCAACCCGGCCCGGTACTTGTTCGAGAAGACCCAGGGCCGCCACGGCCTGAACGGCAACAAGCCGGCCGTTCACGCCATCCACAACCCGTGGGAGGACCTGCGCGACGGCTTCGACACGGCGGGCTGGCTCAACCTGACGAACACCCGGGGGACCCTGAAGATAGAGGGCTCCGAGATCGAGCTGACCGGTCTCGACGACCCGCACATCAAGCGGGACCGCTACGCACGCGTGGCCGGCGGCCCGTCGGAGTCGGCCGACTTCTCCCTCGGCGTGGTCCACGCTCCGTACCTGCGCACGCTCGACGCGTTCACGGCGGACGGCTACCCCCTGGTCCTGGCCGGCCACACCCACGGCGGCCAGCTCTGCCTCCCCTTCTACGGCGCCTTCGTCACCAACTGCGACCTGGACACGGACCGCGTGAAGGGCCTGTCCACGCACACGGCGGAGGGACGGACGTCGTACATGCACGTCTCGGCGGGCTGCGGCACGAACCGCTACACGCCGGTACGTTTCGCGTGCCCGCCCGAGGCGTCGCTCCTGACACTGGTGAGCCGCTAG
- a CDS encoding GatB/YqeY domain-containing protein has product MTTLKSKLQEDLNAAIKERDELRSATLRLTLSAITKEEVAGKTKRELSDDEVQKVITREAKKRREAADAFAQGGRPESAEREKAEGEILATYLPKQLSDEELQQIVGQAVEEARAAGAEGPRAMGQVMKIVNPKVAGLAEGGRVAAVVKKLLAG; this is encoded by the coding sequence ATGACCACGCTCAAGTCGAAGCTGCAGGAAGACCTCAACGCCGCCATCAAGGAGCGCGACGAGCTCCGCTCCGCCACGCTCCGGCTGACCCTCTCCGCGATCACCAAGGAAGAGGTCGCCGGCAAGACGAAGCGCGAGCTCTCCGACGACGAGGTACAGAAAGTGATCACCCGCGAGGCGAAGAAGCGCCGTGAGGCCGCGGACGCCTTCGCGCAGGGTGGCCGGCCCGAGTCGGCCGAGCGGGAGAAGGCGGAGGGCGAGATCCTCGCCACGTACCTGCCCAAGCAGCTCTCCGACGAGGAGCTCCAGCAGATCGTCGGGCAGGCCGTCGAGGAGGCCAGGGCGGCGGGCGCCGAGGGGCCGCGTGCCATGGGTCAGGTCATGAAGATCGTCAACCCCAAGGTCGCGGGCCTGGCCGAGGGCGGCCGGGTCGCCGCCGTGGTCAAGAAGCTGCTCGCCGGCTGA
- a CDS encoding transglycosylase domain-containing protein, with protein sequence MPKKLSGGGLSPTQQAAKFLGVSVLAGAVMAGIALPAAGALGLAAKGSVQGFDEIPDNLKSPALSQRTTILDNQGGQIATVYSRDRTVVDLKSISPYMQKAIVAIEDSRFYQHGAVDLKGILRAVNQNAQNGGVAQGASTLTQQLVKNYFVEEAGDDPTKVAQATQQTLGRKIRELKYAIQLEEKLGKKKILENYLNITFFGEQAYGVEAAAQRYFSKPAKDLNLQQSALLAGIVQSPSRYDPVNDEAEAIKRRNTVLQRMAEVHDISPQEADAAQNAKLDLKVSEPKNGCITAVKGASFFCRYVENVFLTDPVFGKTKEERAKLWNQGGLTIRTTLDPQSQKSVQDSIKSHVNKSDSVATAATLVEPGTGKIVGMGQSRPYGYGKNETEYNYSVDRDMGGSNFGFPTGSTFKPFVAAAALEQGLPPTQEYPAPYKMSYPSPVQTCGKPWTNQQNETLSNESESEDGPYPLKTAMAKSVNTYFVQMISDIGICPVVKLTDKLHVVQGNGDKLPEVPAITLGSKGIAPLTMASAYATFASRGMYCTPIAIESITQQVDGKQKSLEVPKSTCTRAMSEKTADTVNTLLSGVIDSGTGQQAGLSDRANAGKTGTTDERRNAWFVGYTPNLAGAVWVGSPKQNVKMTNINIGGVYHSLVYGGEVPGPIWKDAMTGALVGKDSPSFNMIDIPDPEPEDRDHGDDGDDHGDGGDDDHQGNTIDGNNGSNGNGGKLPTPSFSIPQGFIQGQNGTGGRHHG encoded by the coding sequence ATGCCAAAGAAGCTCTCGGGCGGTGGTCTGTCGCCCACGCAGCAGGCCGCCAAGTTCCTCGGTGTCAGCGTGCTCGCCGGAGCAGTCATGGCCGGAATCGCGTTGCCCGCCGCGGGCGCGCTGGGCCTCGCGGCCAAGGGTTCCGTCCAGGGGTTCGACGAGATTCCCGACAACTTGAAGAGCCCCGCGCTGAGTCAGCGCACCACGATCCTGGACAACCAGGGCGGTCAGATCGCGACGGTCTACTCGCGCGACCGCACGGTGGTCGACCTCAAGAGCATCTCGCCGTACATGCAGAAGGCGATCGTCGCGATCGAGGACTCCCGCTTCTACCAGCACGGAGCGGTCGACCTGAAGGGCATCCTGCGCGCCGTGAACCAGAACGCGCAGAACGGCGGAGTGGCCCAGGGCGCGTCCACGCTCACCCAGCAGCTGGTGAAGAACTACTTCGTGGAAGAGGCCGGCGACGACCCGACGAAGGTCGCCCAGGCCACCCAGCAGACCCTCGGCCGCAAGATCCGCGAGCTCAAGTACGCGATCCAGCTCGAGGAGAAGCTCGGCAAGAAGAAGATCCTCGAGAACTACCTGAACATCACGTTCTTCGGCGAGCAGGCCTACGGCGTCGAGGCCGCCGCCCAGCGCTACTTCTCCAAGCCCGCCAAGGACCTGAACCTCCAGCAGTCGGCTCTGCTCGCGGGCATCGTCCAGTCGCCCAGCCGGTACGACCCGGTCAACGACGAGGCCGAGGCCATCAAGCGCCGCAACACCGTCCTGCAGCGCATGGCCGAGGTGCACGACATCTCCCCGCAGGAGGCCGACGCGGCCCAGAACGCCAAGCTGGACCTGAAGGTCAGCGAGCCGAAGAACGGCTGCATCACGGCGGTCAAGGGCGCGAGCTTCTTCTGCCGGTACGTGGAGAACGTGTTCCTCACCGACCCGGTCTTCGGCAAGACCAAGGAGGAGCGGGCCAAGCTCTGGAACCAGGGCGGCCTGACCATCCGTACGACGCTCGACCCGCAGTCCCAGAAGTCCGTGCAGGACTCGATCAAGTCCCACGTCAACAAGTCGGACTCGGTCGCCACGGCAGCCACGCTGGTCGAGCCGGGGACCGGCAAGATCGTCGGTATGGGCCAGTCGAGGCCGTACGGCTACGGGAAGAACGAGACGGAGTACAACTACTCGGTCGACCGTGACATGGGCGGTTCGAACTTCGGCTTCCCGACCGGTTCGACCTTCAAGCCGTTCGTGGCCGCGGCCGCGCTGGAGCAGGGCCTGCCGCCGACGCAGGAGTACCCCGCGCCGTACAAGATGTCCTACCCCAGCCCCGTGCAGACCTGCGGCAAGCCCTGGACCAACCAGCAGAACGAGACCCTCTCGAACGAGAGCGAATCGGAGGACGGCCCCTACCCGCTGAAGACGGCGATGGCCAAGTCGGTCAACACCTACTTCGTGCAGATGATCTCGGACATCGGCATCTGCCCGGTGGTGAAGCTGACCGACAAGCTGCACGTCGTGCAGGGCAACGGCGACAAGCTGCCCGAGGTCCCCGCCATCACCCTCGGCTCCAAGGGCATCGCCCCGCTGACCATGGCGAGCGCGTACGCCACCTTCGCCTCCCGGGGCATGTACTGCACGCCGATCGCCATCGAGTCGATCACCCAGCAGGTGGACGGCAAGCAGAAGTCGCTGGAGGTCCCGAAGTCGACCTGCACGCGGGCCATGTCCGAGAAGACCGCGGACACCGTCAACACGCTGCTGAGCGGTGTGATCGACTCCGGTACGGGTCAGCAGGCCGGTCTGTCCGACCGGGCCAACGCCGGTAAGACGGGTACGACGGACGAGCGCCGCAACGCCTGGTTCGTCGGGTACACCCCGAACCTCGCGGGCGCGGTCTGGGTCGGCAGCCCCAAGCAGAACGTCAAGATGACGAACATCAACATCGGCGGCGTCTACCACTCCCTCGTCTACGGCGGCGAGGTGCCGGGCCCGATCTGGAAGGACGCCATGACGGGTGCCCTCGTGGGCAAGGACTCCCCCTCCTTCAACATGATCGACATCCCCGATCCGGAGCCGGAGGACAGGGACCACGGCGACGACGGGGATGACCATGGCGACGGGGGCGACGACGACCACCAGGGCAACACCATCGACGGGAACAACGGCAGCAACGGGAACGGCGGCAAGTTGCCGACGCCTTCCTTCTCGATCCCCCAGGGCTTCATCCAGGGGCAGAACGGCACCGGAGGACGCCACCACGGGTAA
- the wblA gene encoding transcriptional regulator WblA — translation MGWVTDWSAQAACRTTDPDELFVQGAAQNRAKAVCTGCPVRTECLADALDNRVEFGVWGGMTERERRALLRRRPTVTSWRRLLETARTEYERGAGLLPLDEEEVYERYAAVG, via the coding sequence ATGGGCTGGGTAACCGACTGGAGTGCGCAGGCGGCCTGCCGCACTACCGATCCAGATGAACTGTTCGTTCAAGGAGCAGCGCAGAACAGGGCGAAGGCAGTGTGCACCGGATGTCCGGTACGCACGGAGTGCCTCGCCGATGCGCTCGACAACCGCGTCGAATTCGGCGTGTGGGGTGGCATGACGGAGCGGGAGCGTCGCGCACTGCTGCGCAGGCGACCCACCGTCACCTCGTGGCGTCGCCTGCTGGAGACCGCGCGTACGGAGTACGAGCGCGGTGCGGGCCTGCTGCCCCTCGACGAGGAAGAGGTGTACGAGCGTTACGCGGCGGTGGGCTGA
- a CDS encoding ArsA family ATPase gives MSPDPARAHDSAHTGDSSGTGDSARTPDPARTHDQGRTHDQGRKQDPVRGIGSARVLDVDPLLDDAGTRIVVCCGSGGVGKTTTAAALGLRAAERGRKVVVLTIDPARRLAQSMGIDSLDNIPRRVKGIDDSAGGELHAMMLDMKRTFDEIVEAHADGERAAAILSNPFYQSLSAGFAGTQEYMAMEKLGQLRARDEWDLIVVDTPPSRSALDFLDAPKRLGSFLDGRLIRLLTAPAKLGGRAGMKFLNVGMSMMTGTLGKLLGGQLLKDMQTFVAAMDTTFGGFRTRADATYKLLQAPGTAFLVVAAPERDALREAAYFVERLAAEDMPFAGLVLNRVHGSGAAQLSAERALAAAENLDAAAAEDLDPDTTEDLDSEAEENLDEARIVDQEGGKAGLRNSPETYGSSESSASASSDPEAPEAPDGSVEGSPAATDTDRTVTGRTATDRTVEQFTADLLRLHAERMQLLSREQRTRDRFAARHPEVAVAEVAALPGDVHDLAGLRNIGERLAANRPELPGSGA, from the coding sequence CCGGCCCGCGCCCACGACTCCGCCCACACCGGCGACTCCTCCGGTACCGGCGACTCCGCCCGCACACCCGACCCGGCCCGGACGCACGATCAGGGCCGGACCCACGATCAGGGCCGGAAACAAGATCCGGTCCGTGGAATCGGGTCCGCCCGCGTCCTGGACGTCGATCCGCTGCTCGACGACGCCGGGACCCGGATCGTGGTGTGCTGCGGGTCGGGCGGCGTCGGCAAGACGACCACGGCGGCCGCTCTGGGGCTGCGCGCGGCCGAGCGGGGCCGCAAGGTGGTCGTGCTCACGATCGACCCGGCACGCCGGCTCGCCCAGTCGATGGGCATCGACTCGCTCGACAACATCCCCCGCCGGGTGAAGGGCATCGACGACTCCGCGGGCGGCGAGCTGCACGCCATGATGCTCGACATGAAGCGCACCTTCGACGAGATCGTCGAGGCGCACGCGGACGGCGAGCGGGCCGCCGCGATCCTGAGCAACCCCTTCTACCAGTCGCTCTCCGCGGGCTTCGCGGGCACGCAGGAGTACATGGCGATGGAGAAGCTCGGGCAGCTGCGGGCCCGGGACGAGTGGGACCTGATCGTCGTCGACACACCCCCGTCCCGCTCCGCGCTGGACTTCCTGGACGCCCCGAAGCGGCTCGGTTCCTTCCTGGACGGCAGGCTCATCCGGCTCCTCACCGCCCCGGCGAAGCTGGGCGGCCGCGCGGGGATGAAGTTCCTGAACGTCGGGATGTCGATGATGACCGGCACCCTGGGCAAGCTGCTGGGGGGACAACTCCTCAAGGACATGCAGACGTTCGTGGCGGCGATGGACACCACGTTCGGCGGCTTCCGTACGCGCGCGGACGCCACGTACAAGCTGCTCCAGGCGCCCGGCACGGCGTTCCTGGTGGTGGCGGCCCCGGAGCGGGACGCGCTGCGGGAAGCCGCGTACTTCGTCGAGCGGCTGGCCGCCGAGGACATGCCGTTCGCCGGCCTGGTGCTCAACCGGGTGCACGGCAGCGGCGCCGCCCAGCTGTCCGCCGAACGGGCACTCGCGGCCGCGGAGAACCTCGACGCCGCGGCGGCCGAGGACCTTGATCCCGACACCACGGAAGATCTTGACTCCGAGGCTGAAGAAAATCTTGACGAGGCCCGCATTGTGGATCAGGAGGGCGGGAAAGCTGGACTTCGTAACTCTCCCGAGACGTACGGCAGTTCAGAATCCTCCGCTTCCGCGTCATCAGATCCCGAGGCTCCCGAGGCTCCCGATGGTTCCGTCGAAGGCTCCCCCGCCGCCACGGACACCGACCGCACCGTCACCGGTCGGACCGCCACCGACCGGACCGTCGAACAGTTCACCGCAGATCTGCTGAGGCTGCATGCCGAGCGCATGCAGCTGCTCTCCCGCGAGCAGCGCACCCGTGACCGCTTCGCCGCGCGTCACCCCGAGGTGGCCGTGGCCGAAGTGGCCGCACTGCCCGGCGACGTGCACGACCTCGCGGGGTTGCGGAACATCGGGGAACGGCTCGCGGCCAATCGGCCGGAGCTGCCCGGGTCCGGCGCCTGA